The Chloroflexota bacterium region CCAGCCCCGTTTCCCGCCATGGCGCGACCGGTGACTGTTTTCCCTTAATCCCTATCTGGAGAGCCAACCGCCGTCCACATTCACAATGGCACCGTGCACGTAACCACTGGCTGCTGACGCCAAAAAGACGACCACTCCCTTTAGGTCATCCGGTTCTCCCCAGCACCCCGCGGGTATCCGGTCGAGGATTGCCTTGCTGCGCACGGGGTCCTTGTGAAGTGCTTCTCCCATCCTGGTTACCATGTAACCCGGAGCAATGGCATTTACGTTGACACCATGCGCTGCCCACTCATTAGCCAGCGCCTTGGTTAGCTGACCAATACCACCTTTGCTGGCGGCATAGCTGGGAACCAGAATTCCTCCCTGGAAAGTCAATGCTGATGCTGTAAAGATTACTTTGCCAGAGCCTCTGGCTACCATGTCCTTGCCTATCTCGCGGGTCAGGACGAAGTGGGAGTTAAGGTTAACCTCCATAACTTTGTCCCAGTATTCGTCAGGGTGCTCGACTGCCGGCTTGCGCATGATGGTGCCGGCATTGTTTACCAGGATGTCGATAACACTGTTTTCCGACTTTACCCGCGCAATAAAGTCATACAGGGCCTTGCGGTCTGAGAAGTCGCACCGATAGCCCTTAAAATTTTTCCCCAGAGCTCTTATCTCCTGCTCTAAATCGCTACCGGACTCTTCCAGGGTGGCACTTACGCCAATGATATCGGCTCCAGCCTCAGCTAACCCTAATGTCATGGCTCTGCCAAGGCCATGCTTGCAGCCCGTGACCAGTGCGACCTTCCCATCCAGTTTAAATTGCTCTAGAATGCTCATTTCTACTCCTCCCTTTTTTATCAACTTTTGTCTTCAGGTCTGGTAATGGGCTTAAATAACGGCTATGGCGTTTATTTCTACCAGCATTTCTTTAAAAATGAAGTCTGTGCCTACGAGAGTACTTGCCGGCGGTCTTTCTTTAAAGTATTTGGCACGGATTTCGGCATGTTTATCACGTTGGCTCGCGTCCCGGAGGAAAACGGTAACCTGGACAACGTCATCCAATGTTGCTCCGGCATTAGCCAGTATGGTTTTCATTTTCTCCAAAGCTACTCTCGTCTGGTCCTCAAGGTCACCTTCATTCAATACCCGCCCTTCGGAATCTTTTCTAAGTCCATTTTGCCCGGCAACATATATTTGCTTTGTTATGTTGCTGACGACTACTCCCGGAACATAGTAAAGATGCTTCTTCATTAATTCGTCTTTGTGTTCTTCCGGAAATACATCCCAACCGATTTGTTCTCTCTTTGCCACTTACCAAGGACCTCCTTTATATATTAATGAGTAATTACGATTTTACTTGGTTATATTTATTTGTCAAATCCCTCTCTATTTTAGATTCGATGTCATTCAGGGCCTGCGTCTTTAGAGTATATGCTAGCTGCAGTGAATATGACAGAAAGCAAAGAAAAGCATGGAGGAGGGGCATGTTTCCTGCTCCTCCATGCTTGTTCTACGGATGGGTTCCTTGGTGTCCTGGTAATAGATGATATGAGCAGACCGGAGTTTCTCCGGATATTGCCCCGAGGTTTTAGATTATCCCCCCTTCTTTAAGCTGCTTTATATCCGCATCAGAATAGCCTAATCCCTTTAGCACTTCATTGTTGTGTTCACCCAGTTCGGGTGCGATTCCGGCTTTGGCCGGGGTCTTATGGAACTTCCAGGGGAAACCGACCTCTTTTATTTTTCCAACCCTGGGGTGGTCAACCTCGATTATATATTGATTGGCGATGACATCAGGGTCGACCGCGGCTTCACCCACATCGTTAATCGGAGCGCTTATGACATCGGCTCCACGAAGTAACTTCAGCCAGTGCTCCCTAGTATCAGTAGCAAACAGTCGATCCATAGTATCTGTGAAGGCCTTCTTGGTCTCCGCAGAAGCCGCGATATCTCCTAACCTGGCACAACCGATTCTGTCCAGCTCCTTGTCAAAACCGGTAGCCTCCAGGCCTTTCCGCCAGCGCTCTTCACCAAGCACCTGAATTATAAAGGGCTTGCCATTCTTGTCAGTGAAGGTACAAGTCATGTTCGGTGCCTGGCCAGTGAAGAAACGCATTCGACTACGTGGCATCTGTTCACCAGTCATGAGAACTCGTGACATAGAAAAGCCCATCAGGCGAATCTGGCTACCAAGCAATGAAGTCTCAATCAACTGCCCCTCACCGGTCTTCAGCTTGTGGTACAGGCCCACCATTACCGCTTGAAAATTATGAAAGGCTGCGGTTTCGTCCCCCACAGCGATCTGCCCGGTCGTCACGCGGTTGCCTTCCTCGCCATAACTAAAGCAAATGCCGCCCATCGCCTGGGCTATGCCGTCAGTTCCCGGTAACTTGGCATTGGGCCCGTCTGGACCGTAGGCTGAGGCGCTGAGGTAAACGATACCGGGGTTTATCTTAACCAGGTCCTCGTAGCCACAGCCGAGACGCTCGGCTACGCCGGGACGGAAGTTTTGGGCGAAGACATCGGCATCCTTCACCAGCTTATAGAGTATCTCTCTGGCCTTCTCTGTCTTAAGGTCCAGTGTTATACACTTGAAGCCGCGGTTGTTCGTCTCAAAGTAGGGGCTGATTGGGAACTTGGGTGTCACTCCAAGCTGTCTACCCAGTTCACCTTCCGGTGGTTCTATCTTAATTACCTCGGCCCCCAGGTCGGCCATCATGCTAAACGCGACTGGTGTCTGCTGAAACATGATAACACATACACACTTTACTCCTTCTAATGGACGCGCCATATTGCTGTTACCTCCTTATGCAGTTTCTTCTCTTAATGGGCAAACAAATCTCCCATGCTCCACAAAAGACGCCTAATCTGGCATCTATTCTCCAGCGAAAAGTTTCCTGTAGTACTCCATTCTGCCTTGAAGCTGAGGTGCCAGAACAGTATTATCAGGAATGACATTAATCACAGAAGTCTTCCCTGAATTAAAAGCTCTCTCCAGTGCCGGCTTAAGATGCTGTGGCTCGGTAACTAGTTCACCGTGGCATCCCATCTCAGCGAATATTTTGTCATACCTGATA contains the following coding sequences:
- a CDS encoding CoA transferase produces the protein MARPLEGVKCVCVIMFQQTPVAFSMMADLGAEVIKIEPPEGELGRQLGVTPKFPISPYFETNNRGFKCITLDLKTEKAREILYKLVKDADVFAQNFRPGVAERLGCGYEDLVKINPGIVYLSASAYGPDGPNAKLPGTDGIAQAMGGICFSYGEEGNRVTTGQIAVGDETAAFHNFQAVMVGLYHKLKTGEGQLIETSLLGSQIRLMGFSMSRVLMTGEQMPRSRMRFFTGQAPNMTCTFTDKNGKPFIIQVLGEERWRKGLEATGFDKELDRIGCARLGDIAASAETKKAFTDTMDRLFATDTREHWLKLLRGADVISAPINDVGEAAVDPDVIANQYIIEVDHPRVGKIKEVGFPWKFHKTPAKAGIAPELGEHNNEVLKGLGYSDADIKQLKEGGII
- a CDS encoding RidA family protein codes for the protein MAKREQIGWDVFPEEHKDELMKKHLYYVPGVVVSNITKQIYVAGQNGLRKDSEGRVLNEGDLEDQTRVALEKMKTILANAGATLDDVVQVTVFLRDASQRDKHAEIRAKYFKERPPASTLVGTDFIFKEMLVEINAIAVI
- a CDS encoding SDR family NAD(P)-dependent oxidoreductase translates to MLEQFKLDGKVALVTGCKHGLGRAMTLGLAEAGADIIGVSATLEESGSDLEQEIRALGKNFKGYRCDFSDRKALYDFIARVKSENSVIDILVNNAGTIMRKPAVEHPDEYWDKVMEVNLNSHFVLTREIGKDMVARGSGKVIFTASALTFQGGILVPSYAASKGGIGQLTKALANEWAAHGVNVNAIAPGYMVTRMGEALHKDPVRSKAILDRIPAGCWGEPDDLKGVVVFLASAASGYVHGAIVNVDGGWLSR